The following coding sequences lie in one Vibrio casei genomic window:
- the ilvM gene encoding acetolactate synthase 2 small subunit: MDRYQLNIKADDKPVLLERVLRVIRHRGFIIRQVIATVNHESNIASVEIIVDSGRPISILINQIEKLWDIRTVETQLLQTHLSE; this comes from the coding sequence ATGGACAGATATCAATTAAACATCAAAGCCGATGATAAACCAGTATTACTAGAACGGGTATTGCGTGTCATCCGCCATCGTGGTTTTATAATTAGACAAGTAATAGCCACAGTTAATCATGAAAGTAATATTGCCAGCGTCGAAATCATTGTCGATAGCGGCCGTCCAATCAGCATTCTTATTAACCAAATAGAAAAGCTATGGGATATTCGCACGGTAGAAACACAACTATTACAAACTCACCTCTCAGAGTGA
- a CDS encoding branched-chain amino acid transaminase: MSTNTADFIWFNGKMVPWADANVHVLTHSMHYGTSVFEGVRCYDTPNGPIVFRHREHMQRLKDSAKIYRFPIPYSVDEIMEACRETLRANKLDSAYIRPLGFIGNVGLGVCPPVDSEMELIIAAFPWGAYLGEEALANGVDAMISSWNRAAPNTIPTAAKAGGNYLSSLLVGGEARRHGYDEGIALSVNGYISEGAGENIFVIKNGKIVTPPATSSILPGITRDSIVTLARDLGYEVIEADIAREALYLADEVFMTGTAAEIVPVRSVDQITVGEGKRGPITEQIQSTFFGLFNGTTEDKWGWLDPVYPQSK; the protein is encoded by the coding sequence ATGTCAACAAACACAGCGGATTTTATTTGGTTTAACGGAAAAATGGTACCTTGGGCAGACGCGAATGTGCATGTTTTAACGCACTCAATGCATTATGGCACCTCGGTTTTTGAAGGCGTTCGTTGTTACGATACACCGAACGGGCCGATCGTCTTCCGCCACCGTGAACACATGCAGCGCTTAAAAGATTCCGCTAAAATTTATCGCTTCCCAATCCCTTATTCGGTGGATGAAATCATGGAAGCCTGTCGTGAGACATTGCGAGCCAACAAGCTCGATTCGGCTTATATTCGTCCACTTGGCTTTATTGGTAATGTCGGCCTTGGCGTTTGCCCACCCGTTGATTCAGAAATGGAATTGATCATTGCGGCCTTCCCATGGGGCGCTTACTTAGGTGAAGAAGCGCTTGCTAATGGCGTTGATGCCATGATTTCCAGCTGGAATCGCGCCGCGCCGAATACTATTCCAACCGCGGCTAAAGCCGGTGGTAACTATCTTTCATCTTTACTGGTGGGCGGCGAAGCGCGTCGTCACGGTTACGATGAAGGTATTGCCTTAAGTGTGAACGGTTATATTTCAGAAGGTGCGGGTGAAAATATTTTTGTGATTAAAAACGGAAAAATTGTCACACCACCTGCCACCAGCTCAATTCTACCGGGTATCACTCGTGATTCTATTGTAACGCTAGCTCGTGATTTAGGTTACGAGGTTATCGAAGCAGATATTGCTCGCGAAGCGCTCTACCTTGCAGACGAAGTCTTTATGACAGGCACCGCCGCTGAAATCGTTCCGGTGCGTAGTGTTGACCAAATTACCGTTGGTGAAGGCAAACGAGGCCCGATCACTGAACAAATTCAATCGACTTTCTTTGGCCTATTTAATGGCACAACCGAAGATAAGTGGGGCTGGCTCGATCCAGTCTACCCACAAAGTAAATAA